The candidate division WOR-3 bacterium nucleotide sequence GAAATATTCTTTCGAAAGAAGGAGACAGGCGTGAAAAGGCGAAAGCATCATTCCGGCGTATCCGAAGCCGAACGAAAGGATGAGAACAGCCGTTTTTGAATACTGCGGAAAATCGCCTAACATGTCTATTATGAGAGGGAAACTCGCTCCTATAAATCCTATCGCTATTCCCGTAATCATACCCGCAATAAACGGCAGAAAAGCAAAAACGGCTAGTACGGGGAAATTAAGAGTTTGAATGTCTATGGCTATGTTCTGAGCTATTCCCGCTTCCTCAATGACTTTCTTGTAACCCATTATTGTAATTATCATCACGGCGAGAGGAATGAGTCTGCTCAAACTGACAGCTTTTCCGGCGCTCATACCTTTTTTCCAGCTCTTCAAACAGACGAGAATGCCAACCAGAACTGCGGGAATTATAGTCAGTTCAGTCTGAATCTCGATTCCCAGAACGGAAAGGACGATTTTGTATAAGATGGTGAAAACAATGACGGATAAAAGCGGCGCAAAACCCGCAAAAGCTCCTTTTGGCACCCTGAAAGGTTTTTTTTCCAATTTCGTCGTTTTAACAATCCTGTAAAGGAAAATCCAACCGAATAGAATTGCTGCAGCAGAAAAAATGAACGTGTGAGCCATCCACTTCACCATTCCGTATCCGGTCACAGCGAGCAGGGTGATAACGGCGGGATAAAGCGGCCACCAGAACTCCCAGACGTGCCTGAACCAGTAATTGAGAGCCGTTAAAAGTCCCGGAGAATTTTTACCGTCAATACTCGAATTGACGAGAGGCGCGCTGAAGAGCGCTCCGCCGGGCATCGGAAGAAGGCCTATGA carries:
- a CDS encoding DUF401 family protein, with protein sequence MSLIKIAIVFCVIFAASKFAKKWIALAIFSGALISGFLFGHGFLGTLKSFVWGSVSQNSIFLALLVTLISVFSGVMEVTGTLENCKKASVSMFSSGRAAGVFMASLIGLLPMPGGALFSAPLVNSSIDGKNSPGLLTALNYWFRHVWEFWWPLYPAVITLLAVTGYGMVKWMAHTFIFSAAAILFGWIFLYRIVKTTKLEKKPFRVPKGAFAGFAPLLSVIVFTILYKIVLSVLGIEIQTELTIIPAVLVGILVCLKSWKKGMSAGKAVSLSRLIPLAVMIITIMGYKKVIEEAGIAQNIAIDIQTLNFPVLAVFAFLPFIAGMITGIAIGFIGASFPLIIDMLGDFPQYSKTAVLILSFGFGYAGMMLSPFHACLLLSKEYFCSSWKDTYKYLLGPTVTLTAFFIVYYLLAVFVFHIK